A DNA window from Bradyrhizobium barranii subsp. barranii contains the following coding sequences:
- a CDS encoding ketopantoate reductase family protein, with protein MRICIFGAGAVGSHIAVRLARAGHEVSCVMRGAHLEAVRANGLKLRVGDSEVTAKVSASGDAAQLGPQDVVISTLKATALTGLVASIKPLLHDDTAIVFAQNGIPWWYGIGLPPRHPTPPDISFLDPGGRLRACIPKERIVGGVVFSSNEVIAPGVVQNLTPDRNRLLIGECDDRNCERITRLRGVLNDARLESPPVAEIREAIWSKLLTNMSLSVLCLLTGQTARGVRDDPAFAEVIPRMLNEANDIAQHFIPEVKRVTRSGPAPNHKPSLLQDYELGRAMEIDVLVKAPAAFARTAGLSTPTLDLIAALAIQKARDKGLYSA; from the coding sequence ATGCGCATCTGCATTTTCGGCGCGGGCGCCGTCGGCAGCCATATCGCGGTCAGGCTGGCCCGCGCCGGCCATGAGGTCTCGTGCGTGATGCGCGGCGCCCATCTGGAGGCGGTCCGCGCCAATGGCCTGAAGCTGCGCGTCGGCGATTCCGAGGTCACCGCCAAGGTGAGCGCCTCCGGCGATGCGGCCCAGCTCGGCCCGCAGGACGTCGTGATCAGCACGCTCAAGGCGACCGCGCTGACGGGGCTGGTCGCCAGCATAAAACCGCTGCTCCATGACGACACCGCGATCGTCTTTGCGCAGAACGGTATTCCCTGGTGGTACGGCATCGGCCTGCCGCCGCGGCATCCGACGCCGCCCGACATTTCCTTCCTCGACCCCGGCGGGCGCTTGCGCGCATGCATTCCGAAAGAGCGGATCGTCGGCGGCGTCGTCTTCTCCTCCAACGAGGTGATCGCGCCCGGTGTGGTGCAGAACCTGACGCCGGACCGCAACCGCCTGCTGATCGGCGAATGCGACGACCGCAATTGCGAGCGCATCACCAGGCTTCGCGGCGTTCTCAACGACGCACGGCTGGAATCGCCGCCGGTGGCGGAGATCCGCGAGGCGATCTGGTCAAAGCTCCTGACCAACATGTCACTGTCGGTGCTGTGCCTGCTCACCGGCCAGACCGCGCGCGGCGTGCGCGACGACCCCGCCTTTGCCGAGGTCATTCCGCGCATGCTGAACGAGGCCAACGACATCGCGCAGCACTTCATCCCCGAGGTCAAGCGCGTGACGCGCAGCGGCCCCGCCCCCAACCACAAGCCGTCGCTGCTCCAGGATTACGAGCTTGGCCGCGCCATGGAGATCGACGTGCTGGTGAAGGCGCCCGCCGCCTTCGCCCGCACCGCCGGCCTGTCGACGCCGACGCTCGACCTGATCGCCGCGCTCGCGATCCAGAAGGCGCGCGACAAAGGGCTTTATTCCGCTTGA
- a CDS encoding alpha/beta hydrolase family protein, with the protein MATKTQELKLDIERIGTVSAILVQPANARACYVLAHGAGAGMRHASMDKIAEGLADRGIATFRFNFPYMENKQGRPDQPAVAHATIRAAVADAARLCPGLKLVAGGKSFGGRMTSQAQSKAPLPDVKGLAFLGFPLHADKKPSTERAEHLAHVEIPMLFLQGTRDGLADLGLLKPVIAQLGPKATLHEVAGGDHSFAVLKKSGRTNEEALAEVLDTLTAWIDELA; encoded by the coding sequence GTGGCGACCAAAACTCAAGAGCTCAAGCTCGACATCGAGCGCATCGGCACGGTCTCCGCGATCCTGGTGCAGCCGGCCAATGCGCGCGCCTGCTACGTCCTTGCGCACGGCGCCGGTGCAGGGATGCGGCATGCATCGATGGACAAGATTGCGGAGGGGCTCGCCGATCGTGGCATCGCGACGTTCCGCTTCAATTTTCCCTACATGGAAAACAAGCAGGGCCGTCCTGACCAGCCGGCGGTCGCCCACGCCACCATCCGCGCGGCAGTCGCGGACGCAGCGCGGCTCTGCCCCGGTCTGAAGCTTGTCGCCGGCGGAAAATCCTTCGGCGGGCGCATGACCTCGCAGGCGCAGTCCAAGGCGCCGCTGCCTGACGTCAAAGGGCTCGCCTTCCTCGGCTTTCCCCTGCACGCCGACAAGAAGCCGTCGACGGAGCGCGCCGAGCACCTGGCCCATGTCGAGATCCCGATGCTGTTCCTGCAAGGCACGCGCGACGGGCTTGCCGATCTCGGCCTCCTCAAGCCCGTGATTGCGCAGCTCGGCCCGAAGGCGACGCTGCACGAGGTCGCCGGCGGCGATCATTCCTTCGCGGTGCTGAAGAAGTCCGGCCGGACCAATGAAGAGGCGCTTGCAGAGGTGCTCGACACGCTCACGGCCTGGATCGATGAGCTCGCTTAA
- a CDS encoding acyl-CoA dehydrogenase family protein: MSYRSSWMTGELEIFRDQFRKYLAKDLAPHAEKWREQKMVDRFAWRGLGEMGALLASVPEEYGGLGATFAYDAAVLDDLESTVPELTTGVSVHSAIVAHYILNYGSEEQRKRWLPKMASGEMVGAIAMTEPGTGSDLQAVKTTAKKQGNSYVINGQKTFITNGQAADLVVVVARTGEAGAKGISLIVVETAGADGYKRGRNLDKIGLHASDTSELFFDNVTVPPENLLGKEEGQGFVQLMQQLPQERLALAVGAVASMERAVKLTTEYTKERKAFGKPLMDFQNTAFTLAERKTEAMIARVFVDWCIERLVAGDLDTVTASMAKYWCSDKQVQTADECLQLFGGYGYMQEYPISRIFIDSRIQKIYGGTNEIMKLLIARSL, translated from the coding sequence ATGTCCTACCGCTCCTCCTGGATGACCGGAGAGCTCGAAATCTTCCGCGACCAGTTCCGGAAATATCTGGCCAAGGATCTGGCACCGCATGCCGAGAAATGGCGCGAGCAGAAGATGGTCGACCGCTTCGCCTGGCGCGGGCTCGGCGAGATGGGCGCCCTGCTGGCCAGCGTGCCGGAGGAATATGGCGGCCTCGGCGCCACCTTCGCCTATGACGCCGCCGTGCTCGACGACCTCGAGAGCACGGTGCCGGAGCTTACGACCGGCGTCTCCGTGCACAGTGCCATCGTCGCGCACTACATCCTCAATTATGGCTCGGAGGAGCAGAGGAAGCGCTGGCTGCCGAAGATGGCTTCCGGCGAGATGGTCGGTGCCATCGCCATGACCGAGCCCGGCACCGGCTCGGACCTGCAGGCCGTCAAGACCACCGCGAAAAAACAGGGCAATTCCTACGTCATCAACGGGCAGAAGACTTTTATTACCAACGGCCAGGCTGCCGATCTCGTCGTCGTCGTGGCACGCACGGGTGAAGCAGGTGCAAAAGGCATTTCGCTGATCGTGGTCGAGACCGCGGGCGCCGACGGTTACAAGCGCGGGCGCAACCTCGACAAGATCGGCCTGCACGCCTCCGACACGTCAGAGCTGTTCTTCGACAACGTCACGGTGCCGCCGGAAAACCTGCTCGGCAAGGAGGAGGGCCAGGGCTTCGTACAGCTGATGCAGCAATTGCCGCAGGAGCGCCTCGCGCTTGCGGTTGGCGCGGTCGCCTCGATGGAGCGCGCGGTCAAGCTCACCACCGAATACACCAAGGAACGGAAGGCGTTCGGCAAGCCGCTGATGGATTTCCAGAACACCGCCTTCACGCTCGCCGAGCGCAAGACCGAAGCGATGATCGCGCGCGTCTTCGTCGACTGGTGCATCGAGCGCCTCGTCGCCGGGGATCTCGACACCGTCACGGCGTCGATGGCGAAATACTGGTGCTCGGACAAGCAGGTCCAGACCGCCGACGAATGCCTCCAGCTGTTCGGCGGCTACGGCTACATGCAGGAATATCCGATCTCGCGCATCTTCATCGATTCCCGCATCCAGAAGATCTATGGCGGCACCAACGAGATCATGAAGCTGCTGATCGCGAGGTCGCTGTAG
- a CDS encoding helix-turn-helix domain-containing protein, producing the protein MEQVTSRPRHVVWNTAVTRPDEQFSYYREAICQAFMNLTPESATTSRFPAKVETIGLGAGAINRVMFPEHTVNRSRADIAASRESCFYLNFKLAGRCRMLQGDSEVSLSRGQVGIVDSDRVVTLLHDRGPTLEVASFWVPSRALRDRLPPSFDFRAERVSDDPHVGHLIVETARSLNAGALRMAEEDSIRLFDVLLDLVALSLSRRSRAQTAEAASFADATVLALRRAIHERLREPGLTVAAVAGSVGISERYVHKLFERSGTTFSDYVIDRRLVGAAADLKDPASGGRAIGAIAFDWGFSDLSHFARRFKQRFGCRPRDWRAR; encoded by the coding sequence ATGGAGCAGGTCACAAGCCGGCCGCGGCACGTCGTCTGGAACACCGCAGTGACCCGGCCGGACGAGCAGTTTTCCTATTACCGCGAGGCGATCTGCCAGGCATTCATGAACCTGACGCCGGAATCGGCCACGACGTCGCGCTTCCCGGCCAAGGTGGAGACGATCGGGCTCGGCGCCGGCGCAATCAACCGGGTGATGTTTCCCGAGCATACCGTCAATCGCTCGCGTGCCGATATCGCGGCATCGCGCGAGAGCTGCTTCTATCTCAACTTCAAGCTCGCCGGGCGCTGCCGCATGCTCCAGGGCGACAGCGAGGTCAGCCTGTCGCGCGGCCAGGTCGGCATCGTCGACAGCGACCGCGTGGTGACGCTGCTGCACGATCGCGGTCCGACACTGGAGGTCGCTTCGTTCTGGGTGCCGTCGCGCGCCTTACGCGACCGGCTGCCGCCGTCGTTCGATTTCAGGGCCGAGCGCGTCTCCGACGATCCCCATGTCGGTCACCTCATCGTCGAGACCGCACGATCGCTGAATGCCGGCGCATTGCGGATGGCGGAAGAGGACAGCATTCGGCTGTTCGACGTGCTGCTCGATCTCGTTGCGCTCAGCCTGTCGCGCCGCTCGCGGGCGCAGACGGCGGAAGCCGCAAGCTTTGCAGACGCGACCGTGCTGGCGCTGCGCCGCGCCATTCACGAGCGGCTGCGCGAGCCTGGGTTGACGGTCGCGGCGGTCGCCGGCTCCGTCGGCATCAGCGAGCGCTATGTCCACAAGCTGTTCGAACGCTCCGGCACGACATTTTCGGACTACGTGATCGATCGCCGCCTCGTGGGCGCGGCGGCCGATCTGAAGGATCCGGCATCGGGCGGCCGCGCGATCGGCGCCATCGCGTTCGACTGGGGCTTCTCCGATCTCTCCCACTTCGCGCGGCGCTTCAAGCAGCGCTTCGGCTGCCGCCCACGCGATTGGCGTGCGCGATGA
- a CDS encoding alpha/beta fold hydrolase: MSTYVLVHGAWHTGAEFEPVAAPIRAAGHKVYTPTIKGNRPGDAKTTGLKDAIQSIADYLAENNLKDIVLLGHSYGGMIITGVADLAPERIRRLVYWNAFVPNNGECLNDMVPPHFIGLFEAIAAERGDSSVVLPFPIWREAFINDADLETAQRAYDVLNPHPFATFTDKIALKTNPAEMPLAKSYINCTEDVAMPHSHPWHPRLSEKLGLFRLVQVPGSHELCFSDPARLAKAIMEAGRD, from the coding sequence ATGTCGACCTACGTTCTCGTCCATGGCGCCTGGCACACCGGTGCCGAGTTCGAACCCGTCGCGGCCCCGATCCGCGCCGCCGGCCACAAGGTCTATACGCCGACAATCAAGGGCAATCGCCCCGGCGATGCCAAGACGACCGGGCTGAAGGACGCGATCCAGTCGATCGCCGACTATCTCGCCGAAAACAATCTGAAGGACATCGTCCTGCTCGGCCATTCCTATGGCGGCATGATCATCACCGGCGTCGCCGACCTCGCGCCCGAGCGCATTCGCCGCCTGGTGTATTGGAATGCCTTCGTGCCCAACAACGGCGAATGCCTCAACGACATGGTGCCGCCGCACTTTATCGGGCTGTTCGAAGCGATCGCGGCCGAACGCGGCGACAGCTCCGTGGTGTTGCCCTTCCCGATCTGGCGCGAAGCCTTCATCAACGATGCCGATCTCGAGACCGCGCAGCGCGCCTATGACGTGCTCAATCCGCATCCGTTCGCGACTTTCACCGACAAGATCGCGCTCAAGACCAATCCGGCGGAGATGCCGCTGGCAAAGTCCTATATCAACTGCACCGAGGACGTCGCGATGCCGCACAGCCATCCCTGGCATCCGCGGCTCTCGGAGAAGCTCGGCCTGTTCCGTCTGGTGCAGGTGCCGGGAAGCCACGAGCTCTGCTTCTCCGATCCGGCGCGGCTGGCCAAGGCGATCATGGAGGCGGGGCGCGACTGA
- a CDS encoding ABC transporter substrate-binding protein, with the protein MVHVSRRKLLQLAAVAPSALPLAWTSVVSAATGKKTLSAVMQSDLRVTDPGFTTAIITRDHGYMVYDTLLGIDSSFKVQPQMADWTVSADKLTYTFTLRDGLKWHDGAPVTAEDCVASLKRWGTSVDGMARKLMDFTAGIEAADTKTIVFKLKEPYGLVLETIAKPSSVCAFMMPKRLAETPITKQIPEQIGSGPFRFVAAEFQPGVKAVYEKNTDYVPRKEPAEWTSGGKVAKVDRVEWITMPDAQTALNALQSGDIDFVETPPFDMLPALESNPDINVSILNKFGFQSFGRMNFLHPPFDNVKIRRAAMLAINQKDVLDAQIGNPKYYKLCGAFFICDTPLASDAGGKTLIKGNGMADARKALAEAGYDGTPVVILAPTDQILLKAQPVVVAQLLRDAGFKVDLQAMDWQTVVTRRAIQKPPKEGGWNMFFTYQGAADSLNPLVNVPMVGKGTSGGWYGWSEDPKLEELRDSFARATSPEERKKIALEVQKEAYDQVIYVPLGQFQAPSAWRKSLTGVIDGPATPMFWNVDKNE; encoded by the coding sequence ATGGTTCACGTCTCGCGACGGAAACTGCTTCAGCTTGCGGCTGTTGCGCCATCGGCACTTCCTCTGGCCTGGACGTCGGTTGTATCTGCCGCGACCGGAAAGAAGACCCTGAGCGCGGTGATGCAATCGGACCTTCGCGTCACCGACCCTGGCTTCACGACAGCCATCATCACCCGCGACCATGGCTACATGGTCTACGATACGCTGCTCGGCATCGATTCCAGCTTCAAGGTGCAGCCGCAGATGGCCGACTGGACGGTGTCCGCGGACAAGCTGACCTACACTTTCACCTTGCGCGACGGCCTGAAGTGGCATGACGGCGCACCGGTGACGGCGGAGGATTGCGTGGCCTCGCTGAAGCGCTGGGGTACGAGCGTCGACGGCATGGCGCGCAAGCTGATGGACTTCACGGCCGGTATCGAAGCCGCGGACACCAAAACAATCGTCTTCAAGCTGAAGGAGCCCTATGGCCTGGTGCTGGAGACGATCGCCAAGCCATCGTCGGTCTGCGCCTTCATGATGCCCAAGCGGCTTGCGGAGACCCCGATCACCAAGCAGATTCCCGAGCAGATCGGCTCCGGCCCGTTCAGATTCGTCGCGGCCGAATTCCAGCCCGGCGTAAAAGCCGTCTACGAAAAGAACACCGACTATGTGCCGCGCAAGGAGCCGGCCGAATGGACCTCGGGCGGCAAGGTGGCCAAGGTCGACCGGGTCGAGTGGATCACGATGCCGGACGCGCAGACCGCGCTCAACGCGCTGCAGTCAGGCGATATCGATTTCGTCGAGACGCCGCCGTTCGACATGCTGCCCGCGCTCGAGTCCAATCCGGACATCAACGTATCCATCCTGAACAAGTTCGGCTTCCAGTCGTTCGGCCGGATGAATTTTCTGCATCCGCCATTCGACAATGTGAAGATCCGCCGCGCCGCGATGCTGGCGATCAACCAGAAGGACGTGCTCGACGCGCAAATTGGCAATCCCAAATACTACAAGCTGTGCGGCGCGTTCTTCATCTGCGATACGCCGCTGGCGAGCGACGCCGGCGGCAAGACCCTGATCAAGGGCAACGGCATGGCGGACGCCAGGAAGGCGTTGGCCGAGGCCGGTTATGACGGCACGCCCGTGGTGATCCTGGCGCCGACCGATCAGATCCTGCTGAAGGCGCAGCCGGTCGTGGTCGCACAGCTGTTGCGCGACGCCGGCTTCAAGGTCGATCTGCAGGCCATGGACTGGCAGACCGTGGTCACCCGCCGGGCAATCCAGAAGCCGCCGAAGGAAGGTGGCTGGAACATGTTCTTTACCTACCAGGGCGCCGCCGACTCATTGAACCCGCTGGTCAACGTCCCGATGGTCGGCAAGGGCACGAGTGGCGGCTGGTACGGCTGGTCCGAGGACCCCAAGCTCGAGGAGTTGCGCGATTCCTTTGCCCGCGCGACCTCGCCCGAGGAGCGCAAGAAGATCGCGCTTGAGGTGCAGAAGGAAGCCTACGACCAGGTGATCTACGTCCCGCTCGGCCAGTTCCAGGCGCCGAGCGCCTGGCGCAAATCGCTCACCGGCGTGATCGACGGCCCGGCGACGCCGATGTTCTGGAATGTGGACAAGAACGAGTAG
- a CDS encoding amidohydrolase/deacetylase family metallohydrolase translates to MPFDLILRGGRVVDPSQKLDAVTDVAFAGGKVAAIGTGLKADPGTDVRDVSQFIVTPGLIDLHTHVYWGGTSLGIDAEEFCRLSGVTTAVDTGSAGPGNFAGFRKHVIEPSQVRILAYLHVSHAGIFGFSHRIMVGESEELRLMNPIEAAKVADANRDLIVGIKVRVGLHSSGTSGIVPLDIALEVANEVGMPLMAHIDHPPPSYEEVLGRLRPGDVLTHAFRPFPNTPATAQGTVKKAVLDARERGVLFDIGHGKGSFAFKTARAMLANGFYPDTISSDIHQLCIDGPAFDQVTTMSKFLCMGMELSDVIAASTVNAAMALRRPELGSLKPGCVGDATLVTVRQGQFDYEDVVGEHLIGDRKIVSEGVVIGGRWWHPN, encoded by the coding sequence ATGCCTTTCGACTTGATCCTGCGCGGCGGCCGTGTGGTCGACCCGTCCCAGAAGCTCGATGCCGTGACCGATGTCGCCTTTGCGGGCGGCAAGGTCGCCGCCATCGGCACCGGGCTCAAGGCCGATCCGGGCACCGATGTGCGCGACGTCTCGCAGTTCATCGTGACGCCGGGGCTGATCGATCTGCACACCCATGTCTATTGGGGCGGCACCTCGCTCGGCATCGACGCCGAGGAATTCTGCCGCCTCTCCGGCGTCACCACGGCGGTCGATACCGGCAGCGCCGGTCCCGGCAATTTCGCGGGCTTCCGCAAGCACGTGATCGAGCCGAGCCAGGTTCGCATCCTCGCCTATCTGCATGTCTCGCATGCCGGCATCTTCGGTTTCTCGCACCGGATCATGGTCGGCGAGAGCGAGGAGTTGCGGCTGATGAATCCGATCGAGGCGGCCAAGGTGGCCGATGCCAACCGCGACCTCATCGTCGGCATCAAGGTGCGCGTGGGGCTGCACTCCTCGGGCACGTCGGGGATCGTGCCGCTCGACATCGCGCTCGAGGTCGCGAACGAGGTCGGCATGCCCCTGATGGCGCATATCGACCATCCGCCGCCGAGCTACGAGGAGGTGCTGGGCCGCCTGCGTCCGGGCGACGTGCTGACCCATGCGTTCCGTCCCTTCCCCAATACGCCGGCGACCGCGCAAGGCACGGTGAAGAAGGCGGTGCTGGATGCGCGCGAGCGCGGCGTGCTGTTCGATATCGGCCACGGCAAGGGCTCGTTCGCCTTCAAGACCGCGCGCGCGATGCTCGCCAACGGCTTCTATCCCGACACCATCTCTTCCGACATCCATCAGCTCTGCATCGACGGCCCGGCCTTCGACCAGGTCACGACCATGTCGAAATTCCTGTGCATGGGCATGGAGCTGTCGGACGTGATCGCCGCCTCGACGGTGAACGCGGCGATGGCGCTGCGCCGGCCCGAACTCGGCAGCCTCAAGCCCGGCTGCGTCGGCGACGCCACGCTTGTTACGGTCAGGCAGGGCCAGTTCGACTACGAGGACGTCGTCGGCGAGCACCTGATCGGGGATCGCAAGATCGTCTCCGAGGGCGTCGTGATCGGCGGCCGCTGGTGGCATCCGAATTAG
- a CDS encoding BA14K family protein — MERLKLLGVIALCATLAPGAAASARGGGHGGGGHGGGGGHFGGGGGFHGGGHFGGGGGFHGGVGHFRAAGGFHAPRPVAAGAGFHGGQFHHAGFRHRYRHAFAYGGGLGLGGALALGAYSGWPYYGGYDDGYYGDYDDSADGSSYCEQKYRSYDPASGTYLGYDGKRHPCP; from the coding sequence ATGGAACGACTGAAATTGCTTGGCGTGATCGCTCTTTGCGCAACCTTGGCGCCGGGAGCGGCCGCCTCTGCGCGCGGCGGCGGACATGGGGGCGGTGGACATGGGGGCGGTGGCGGACATTTCGGAGGCGGCGGCGGATTTCACGGTGGTGGGCACTTCGGAGGCGGCGGAGGCTTCCACGGCGGAGTTGGTCACTTCCGGGCCGCCGGCGGCTTCCATGCGCCACGTCCCGTCGCGGCCGGCGCCGGCTTCCATGGCGGTCAATTCCATCATGCCGGATTCCGGCATCGCTACCGCCACGCATTTGCTTACGGCGGGGGTCTTGGCCTTGGCGGCGCCTTAGCGCTGGGCGCCTATTCGGGCTGGCCTTACTATGGCGGCTACGACGACGGCTACTACGGCGATTACGACGACTCCGCTGATGGCTCGTCCTATTGCGAACAAAAATATCGCTCGTACGACCCGGCTTCGGGAACGTATCTCGGCTACGATGGCAAGCGACACCCCTGCCCATAG
- a CDS encoding DUF2569 family protein, with protein sequence MIGFAIWTTVHLFRHSHRFPAFFIVQMICAVLMPLVDLLCVASFFSAALNRPFSDFFIIEPRQVGQTVVGAISATIWITYVLRSRRVANTFTK encoded by the coding sequence ATGATCGGCTTCGCGATCTGGACAACGGTGCACCTGTTCAGACACTCCCACAGGTTTCCAGCCTTCTTCATCGTACAAATGATCTGCGCGGTGCTGATGCCGCTCGTCGATCTCCTCTGCGTCGCATCGTTTTTTTCCGCCGCCCTCAATCGCCCGTTCAGCGATTTTTTCATCATCGAACCTCGACAGGTCGGACAAACGGTTGTCGGTGCAATCAGTGCCACGATTTGGATAACGTACGTCCTTCGCTCCCGCAGGGTCGCGAATACGTTCACGAAGTAG
- a CDS encoding tyrosine-type recombinase/integrase produces the protein MDYWDLSLPSFACRVSQGGAKTFILKTYNSRRAIGRWPLISLAAARREAKRILAEKTLGRIQPQSITVAKARELFLKEKGKARRVRTVQDLKDRLDRHFDIPGQLGKVTHNQIVRRLEAIKTPQEFNAALRVGRTFFTWCTNRRYITENPTRGIDRRSVLSRTRVLSDEELKKVWTACSEPHKDMPEGYRTIVKLLILTGQRKTEVAGLDKAHVSYNQKTVSLPGTLTKNKRGHELPVGNLAQSILAPLLTCNSLLFPARGRSTPFNGWSKSKKALDKASGVTNWTLHDLRRTYRTIHARIGTMPHIAERLINHVSSRSDVEDIYDRHTYLPEMARAMKNYEHYLLQNVLP, from the coding sequence GTGGACTATTGGGACCTGAGCCTTCCATCATTCGCTTGCCGTGTCTCGCAGGGTGGCGCAAAGACCTTCATCCTCAAGACCTACAACTCGCGCCGAGCGATCGGGAGATGGCCCCTCATCAGCCTTGCGGCGGCTCGCCGTGAGGCAAAGCGAATTCTCGCCGAGAAGACGCTGGGCCGGATCCAACCTCAATCCATAACCGTCGCGAAAGCGCGGGAGCTCTTCCTCAAGGAGAAAGGGAAAGCAAGGCGAGTACGGACGGTCCAAGATCTAAAGGACCGCCTCGACCGTCACTTCGACATTCCAGGGCAGCTTGGGAAGGTAACTCACAATCAGATCGTTCGACGACTTGAAGCGATCAAAACGCCCCAGGAATTCAACGCGGCGCTCCGCGTGGGACGAACCTTTTTCACGTGGTGCACCAACCGTCGCTACATCACCGAAAACCCTACAAGGGGTATCGACCGCCGCTCGGTCCTGTCCCGGACGCGGGTCCTCTCCGATGAAGAACTCAAGAAAGTTTGGACTGCATGCTCCGAGCCTCATAAGGACATGCCGGAGGGCTATCGCACAATCGTCAAACTATTGATCCTAACGGGCCAACGCAAAACTGAGGTCGCAGGTTTGGATAAGGCGCACGTCTCTTATAATCAGAAAACTGTCTCTCTTCCAGGCACCTTAACCAAGAACAAGCGAGGGCATGAACTTCCGGTAGGCAACTTGGCTCAGTCTATCCTGGCTCCCCTGCTCACATGCAATTCTCTTTTGTTTCCAGCTCGCGGCAGATCAACGCCATTTAATGGTTGGTCGAAGAGCAAGAAAGCACTCGACAAAGCGAGTGGTGTCACCAATTGGACGCTTCACGATCTTCGCCGCACATACCGCACAATTCACGCTCGCATCGGCACGATGCCCCACATCGCCGAACGCCTGATCAATCATGTCTCGTCCCGCTCAGACGTCGAAGATATCTACGACAGGCATACTTACCTACCTGAAATGGCGCGCGCGATGAAAAATTACGAACACTACCTCCTTCAGAACGTGCTACCTTAA